A genomic region of Bactrocera dorsalis isolate Fly_Bdor chromosome 3, ASM2337382v1, whole genome shotgun sequence contains the following coding sequences:
- the LOC125775311 gene encoding uncharacterized protein LOC125775311: MEADGINVDEFEFDGPETSTKVEEKVEEQRTSSSVDTNMLLVAIKQIAENAVQTENRLAQQIAENVVQTENRLAQQITQIAENTSQLESRLTQQITENTTQLQKQVQEKFSKFEDELSTLKNGEENLKSEVLQLSNRVRELQLHGPAPSTNNQRLKAPTFDGSIPFQIFKLQFEKTATANNWNAADKVASLFVSLKGPAAEILQTIPDCERDNYEALMSAIERRYGSEHRKQIYQIELQNRGQKMNESLQEFATEIERLAHLANADAPVDYIERVKIQCFINGIRDVDTKRATYALPKRTFAETVSHALTQETASLLSKPAHKVQRVEMEQPALMEEILKTLKTIAAQRVNTTGRCFNCRKSGHFARNCKIKVNPSKWKQPTEHRKRIHHKNADALSRRPCPLECKHCSKSEGKEGIIDVRLLNIEPEDDWTPHRIRINQLEDPDLAKLVMAKEKGVRPPKEQISNESPTAKAYWAPWNSINLVNGYLHRTWESEDGKHSRLLIIVPKSMIPKVLKEYHNGPSGGHLGITKTIEKIKQRFYWIGCRDSIAEWISNCVECMAAKGPKAKSRGRLQQYNVGSPFERVAMDVAGPFPTSTAGNKYLLVVMDYFSKWPEVYALPNQEAKTVAEAFVENWVTRFGVPVELHSDQGRNFESSIFQEVCTLLGIHKTRTTALHPQSDRMVERFNRTLEEHLRKIVDKDQRNWDKCIQMFLLAYRSAKHETTGYTPAKIIFGSDLRLPADLKFGTNPTAVRNDGDYCSALKEEMNELHLMVRQHTHLMSNKMKDRFDQAANSKGFEEGDLVLLYNPLRKKGLSPKLQTAWEGPYMVMKRLNDVVYRIQRNGKARCKMKVVHLERLAPFGSRGFVPNRDD; the protein is encoded by the coding sequence atggaagcggatggaattaatgtcgacgaattcgaatttgatggcccagaaacttctacaaaggtagaagaaaaagtagaagaacaacgaacatcatcaagcgtagacacgaacatgctgttagtggctattaagcaaatagcagaaaatgcagtgcaaacagaaaatcgtctggcacagcaaatagcagaaaatgtagtgcaaacagaaaatcgtctggcacagcaaataacgcaaatagctgaaaatacatcacagttagagtctcgccttacacaacagattacggaaaatactacacaactacaaaaacaagtgcaagagaaattttcaaaatttgaagacgaattaagcactttaaaaaatggcgaagaaaatttaaaatcagaagttctgcaattaagtaatcgtgtgcgagaactgcaactacatggccctgcaccatcaacaaataatcaaagattgaaggcacccacattcgatggaagtattccatttcaaattttcaaacttcagtttgaaaagacagcaacggccaataattggaatgcagcggacaaagtggcgtccttgtttgtatcattgaaaggaccggcagcagaaatccttcagactattccagactgtgaacgggacaactatgaggcattgatgagtgcgatagaaagacgttatggtagtgagcaccggaaacaaatataccagatcgaactgcaaaataggggtcagaagatgaacgagtcattgcaagagttcgcaactgaaatagaacgactggctcatttggcaaatgcagatgcacctgtggattacattgagagggtaaaaattcaatgtttcataaatggaattcgtgatgtggacaccaaacgcgccacatatgcattgccaaaaagaacgtttgctgaaacggtttcgcacgccctcacacaggaaacagcttccctactaagtaaaccagcacacaaagtacaaagggttgaaatggaacaaccggcgctgatggaagaaatattgaagactctgaagacaattgctgcacagcgagtaaatacaacaggcagatgtttcaactgtagaaaatcgggtcactttgcccgaaattgcaagataaaagtaaacccatcaaaatggaaacaaccaacagaacaccgaaagaggattcaccacaaaaatgcggatgcattatcacgtcgcccttgtccactggaatgtaaacattgctccaaatcagaaggaaaagaaggtataatcgacgtgcgattactgaatatagaacctgaagatgattggactcctcatcgcatcagaatcaatcagctggaggaccctgatcttgcaaagctggtaatggccaaagaaaaaggggtacgaccaccaaaggaacaaataagtaacgagagtccaacggcaaaagcatattgggccccatggaacagcataaacctcgttaatggataccttcatcgtacctgggaaagcgaagatggcaaacattctcgtctgctgatcatagtaccgaagtccatgatcccaaaagtattgaaagaatatcacaatggacctagtggagggcaccttggaataacaaaaactatagagaagattaaacaacggttctactggatcggttgtcgagattccatagcagaatggataagtaattgcgtagagtgcatggcagctaaaggtcctaaagccaaaagtcgcggtaggctacaacagtacaacgtgggatcaccatttgaacgagtcgcaatggatgtcgcaggtccgttcccaaccagtacggccggtaacaaatatctactggttgtcatggactatttcagtaaatggccagaagtatatgccttaccaaaccaagaagcgaagacagtagccgaagcgtttgtagaaaattgggtaacaaggttcggagtgcccgtcgaattacactcagatcaaggcaggaatttcgaatcttccattttccaagaagtctgtacattattgggcatccacaagacgcggacaacagcgttacacccacaatcagatcggatggtagagagatttaatcgaacgctcgaagaacatctgcggaaaatcgtcgataaagatcaacggaattgggacaagtgcatccagatgttcctgctggcgtatcgttcagcgaagcacgagacaactggttacacgccagcaaagattattttcggatctgatctgcgactccctgctgatcttaagtttggaacgaatcctacagctgtaagaaatgatggagattattgttctgccttaaaggaagaaatgaatgaattgcatctaatggtaagacagcatacgcatctgatgagcaataagatgaaggaccggttcgatcaagcggcaaattcaaaaggttttgaagaaggtgatctggtcctgttgtacaatccacttcgaaagaaaggcttgtccccgaaactgcagacagcctgggaaggaccctatatggtgatgaaacgacttaatgacgtggtataccgcatacaaagaaatggaaaagcacgatgtaaaatgaaagtagtacatttggagaggctcgccccatttggttcaagaggatttgtgcctaatcgggacgattag